A genomic region of Arachis hypogaea cultivar Tifrunner chromosome 5, arahy.Tifrunner.gnm2.J5K5, whole genome shotgun sequence contains the following coding sequences:
- the LOC112802318 gene encoding uncharacterized protein, with translation MLSFFSFSRIMLRYALQIPNPSPYCVPYSPLRLCFPSTSSLHSHSQPQSLDEAVDSFTRMLSMRRIPPIIQFNKILGSLSKTKHFHAAFSLFQQLQARGIAPDLFTLSIIINCCCGMGRMTLAFSVLAKIFRMDYQPNTVTLTTILKGLCLCGNVEKAVRFHDRVLAHGFHFNQVTYGILINGLCKTGHTSAAIQVLRKIPRYGIVPDVFMYSAIIDSLCKDTLVSQAFHLFSEMLSKGISPDVTTYSPLIFGLCLVGQYKEAVDLLSHMMLKNITPNVYTYSTLIDGLCKEGKIKDAKNVLAVMTKHGVKPNVVTYNSLMDGYCLVNQVNKAKYVFDTMAESRAFPNVQSYNIMINGFCKSKMIDDALNLFEEMRRKNLVPNTVTYNTLVDGLGKSRRILCALELLEKMHDQGQPADIVTYSSLLDALFNIKQHDKALMLFNQMKECGIEPNMYTYNILIDGLCKSGRLKNAKEIFQDLSIKGYRPDVRTYTIMIKGLCKQGLLPEALAFLSKMEDNGCLPNAVTYEIIVCAMFERGENDNAEKLLHEMISRGLLQG, from the coding sequence ATGTTGTCATTCTTCTCATTCTCACGAATCATGTTAAGGTATGCTCTTCAAATCCCAAATCCCTCTCCTTATTGTGTTCCCTACTCCCCTCTCCGTCTTTGCTTCCCTTCAACTTCATCCCTACACTCTCACTCTCAGCCCCAATCACTTGATGAAGCTGTTGATTCCTTCACTCGCATGCTCTCTATGCGTCGTATTCCTCCCATCATCCAGTTTAACAAGATTTTGGGATCCCTTTCCAAGACGAAGCATTTCCACGCCGCCTTTTCCCTTTTTCAGCAATTGCAAGCCAGGGGAATCGCTCCCGACTTATTTACTTTGAGCATCATAATTAATTGTTGTTGCGGCATGGGTCGTATGACGCTTGCTTTCTCTGTATTGGCCAAGATTTTCAGAATGGATTACCAACCTAATACGGTAACATTAACAACAATCCTGAAAGGTCTCTGTCTCTGTGGTAATGTTGAAAAAGCAGTGCGCTTTCATGACAGAGTGCTGGCTCATGGATTTCACTTTAATCAAGTCACTTATGGGATCTTGATTAATGGTCTCTGTAAGACCGGACACACATCTGCTGCAATTCAAGTGTTGAGAAAGATCCCACGCTATGGCATTGTTCCTGATGTCTTCATGTACAGCGCAATTATTGATAGCCTCTGCAAGGATACACTTGTAAGTCAGGCTTTTCATTTATTCTCTGAAATGCTTTCTAAGGGAATTTCTCCCGATGTTACCACATACAGTCCTCTCATTTTTGGATTGTGTCTTGTGGGTCAATATAAGGAAGCCGTTGATTTACTAAGTCATATGATGCTTAAAAACATTACTCCTAATGTTTATACCTATAGTACTTTGATCGATGGGCTATGCAAGGAAGGAAAAATCAAAGATGCTAAGAATGTGTTGGCTGTGATGACAAAACATGGTGTGAAACCAAATGTGGTTACTTATAACAGCTTAATGGACGGATATTGTTTGGTTAATCAGGTAAATAAGGCAAAATATGTATTCGACACGATGGCCGAGAGTAGAGCGTTTCCTAATGTTCAGAGTTACAATATCATGATTAATGGCTTTTGCAAAAGTAAAATGATCGATGATGCCTTGAATCTCTTCGAAGAGATGCGTCGCAAGAACTTGGTTCCTAACACGGTAACTTACAATACTCTAGTTGATGGCTTAGGAAAATCAAGGAGAATCCTTTGTGCTTTGGAGCTTCTTGAAAAGATGCATGATCAAGGTCAACCTGCCGATATAGTCACTTACAGTTCTTTGCTGGATGCTTTGTTCAATATCAAACAACATGACAAGGCACTTATGTTATTCAATCAAATGAAAGAGTGTGGCATTGAACCAAATATGTATACGTACAACATACTTATAGATGGCCTGTGCAAAAGTGGAAGACTTAAAAATGCAAAAGAGATTTTTCAAGATCTTTCCATTAAAGGCTATCGTCCAGACGTGAGGACATACACTATTATGATAAAGGGGCTTTGCAAACAGGGCCTACTTCCTGAAGCATTGGCTTTCTTGTCAAAAATGGAAGACAATGGTTGCTTACCAAATGCTGTGACTTATGAAATAATCGTTTGTGCTATGTTTGAAAGAGGTGAAAATGATAACGCGGAGAAACTTCTTCATGAAATGATATCTAGAGGCCTATTGCAAGGATAA
- the LOC112802319 gene encoding uncharacterized protein, giving the protein MLSLFSSSPIMLRYALLQIPNSVPRSVLPLCFPSTSSLHSHSHPQSLDEAVDSFTRMLSMRRPPSIIQFTKILGSLAKTNHFPTAISLFQQLQARGIAPNLFTLNVVINCCCGMGRMTLAFSVLAKIFRMDYQPNTVTLNTLVKGLCLCGSVEKALHFHDRLLAHGFQFNQVTYGTLINGLCKTGHTSAAIQVLRKIPRHGIAPNVFMYSAIIDSLCKVALVSDAFHLYSEMLAKGISPNVITYNTLIYGLCLAGQLKEAILLLNDMILINITPDVYTYSTLIDGLCKEGKIKDAKNVLGLMTKHGVKPNVVTYNSLMDGHCLVNEVNKAKFVFNTMAQSRVSLNVRSYSIMINGLCKSKMVDEALNLFEEMRRKYLVPNTVTYNTLIDVLSKSKRISCALELLVEMHDRGQPANVITYNSLLDGMFKNQQLDKALMLFIQMKESGIDPDIYTYSILIDGLCKSRRLQNAKEIFQDLYIKGYLPNVWTYNIMINGLCKEGLLHEALALMAKMEDDGCLPDAVTYETMIRALFENGENDKAEKLLREMISRGLLQR; this is encoded by the coding sequence ATGTTGTCATTGTTCTCATCCTCACCAATCATGTTAAGGTATGCTCTTCTTCAAATCCCAAATTCTGTTCCCCGATCCGTTCTCCCTCTTTGCTTCCCTTCAACTTCATCCCTACACTCTCACTCTCATCCCCAATCACTTGATGAAGCTGTTGATTCCTTCACTCGCATGCTCTCTATGCGTCGCCCTCCATCCATCATCCAATTCACCAAGATTTTGGGATCTCTTGCCAAGACCAACCATTTCCCCACCGCCATTTCCCTTTTTCAGCAATTGCAAGCCAGGGGAATCgctcccaacttatttactttgaACGTCGTAATTAATTGTTGTTGCGGCATGGGTCGTATGACGCTTGCTTTCTCTGTATTGGCCAAGATTTTCAGAATGGATTATCAACCTAATACGGTAACATTGAATACACTCGTTAAAGGTCTCTGTCTCTGTGGTAGTGTTGAAAAAGCACTGCACTTTCACGACAGATTGCTGGCTCATGGATTTCAGTTTAATCAAGTCACTTATGGGACCTTGATCAATGGCCTCTGTAAGACCGGACACACATCAGCTGCTATTCAAGTGTTGAGAAAGATCCCACGGCATGGCATTGCTCCTAATGTCTTCATGTACAGCGCAATTATTGATAGCCTCTGCAAGGTTGCGCTTGTAAGTGATGCTTTTCATTTATATTCTGAAATGCTTGCTAAGGGAATTTCTCCCAATGTTATCACTTACAACACTCTAATTTATGGATTGTGCCTTGCGGGTCAACTCAAGGAAGCCATTCTTTTGCTAAATGATATGATTCTCATAAACATTACTCCTGATGTTTATACCTATAGTACTTTGATCGATGGGCTATGCAAGGAAGGAAAGATCAAAGATGCTAAGAATGTGTTGGGCTTGATGACAAAACATGGTGTGAAACCAAATGTGGTCACTTATAACAGTTTAATGGATGGGCATTGTCTGGTTAATGAGGTAAATAAGGCAAAATTTGTATTCAACACTATGGCCCAAAGCAGAGTGTCACTTAATGTTCGAAGTTACAGTATCATGATTAATGGCTTGTGCAAAAGTAAAATGGTCGATGAAGCCTTGAATCTCTTTGAAGAAATGCGTCGTAAGTACTTGGTTCCAAACACGGTAACTTACAACACTCTTATTGATGTCttgagcaaatcaaagagaatctCTTGTGCTTTGGAGCTTCTTGTTGAGATGCATGATAGAGGTCAACCTGCTAATGTAATCACTTACAATTCGTTGTTGGATGGGATGTTTAAAAACCAGCAACTTGACAAGGCACTTATGTTATTCATTCAAATGAAAGAGAGTGGCATTGATCCGGATATATATACATACAGCATACTTATAGATGGCCTGTGCAAAAGTAGAAGACTTCAAAATgcaaaagagatatttcaagatcTTTACATTAAAGGCTATCTTCCAAATGTGTGGACATACAACATTATGATCAATGGGCTTTGCAAAGAGGGTCTGCTCCACGAAGCATTGGCACTCATGGCAAAAATGGAAGACGATGGTTGCTTACCAGATGCTGTGACTTATGAAACAATGATTCGTGCTCTATTTGAAAACGGTGAAAATGATAAAGCGGAGAAACTTCTTCGTGAAATGATATCTAGAGGCCTATTGCAACGATAA